Below is a window of Oceanivirga salmonicida DNA.
ATATTTCTTCTAATCTCAAGACTTGTTTGTCTTCCTGTTTGATGATTAGGTACATTTGAAACATGAGAGCCTTGTGTACTTACAGGATAGGGTATAGACGCTCCAAACTGTATGTCTACTCTGCTTATTGCGTCCGTGTTATCACTCGTCCAAATTTGGGGCATATAGTAAAGTATTCCCGCATCAAATCTATTACCACCACTAGCACAACCTTCAAATAATATATTAGGGTATTTTTTCTTTAATTTATCTAACATAGAATAAAGACCTATTATATAAGCAAAATATTTTTCTTTTTTATCTATTCCTGTAATAGCCCTATTCATATCCCATTTTATATAGTCAATTTCATTATTATCTAATATTTTTACTAATTGATTATATATATTTTCTCTAACTTCTTCTCTTGAAAAATCTAATACTAATTGATTTCTACCTGGGTGATTAACTCTATTTTTTGTTCCTATAATATAGTCAGGATGCTCTTTATATAATTTACTATTTTCATTTACCATTTCAGGTTCAAACCAAAGTCCAAATTTCATATTATGTGATTTTGTTCTTTGCCATAATGCTTTTAACCCATTAGGAAGTTTTTTCGTATTAACAGTCCAATCTCCTAATCCACTAAAATCATCATTTCTCACACCAAACCAACCATCATCTAATACAAATAAATCAATACCTAATTCATGAGAACTATCTATAATTTTAAGTAATTTTTCTTCATTAAAATCAAAATATGTTCCTTCCCAATTATTAAGTAATACTAGATTTTCTTTTTTTTCTAATAAATAGTTTCTATAAATATCATGATAAACTTGACTTAAACCATTTAACCCTTTTGTTGTATAAACCATTAATACTTCTGGTGTTTCAAAACTATCTTTTAAATTCGAATTGAAACTAAAACTATTAATACCCATATTAACCCTTGTACTATTAAATGGACTAACTTCAATATTTACTTCAAAATTTCCACTATATATTAAATTAAACCCTATCATAATTCCCTTATCAAAATCAGAATTAGGTTCTGATAATGCTATAAATGGATTATATGTTGCACTACTACTTCCTCTTTTACTATCTATTGTTTTTATACCCCTATTTAACTTCTCTCTATTATATTTACACTCACGACCCCAATGTCCACTAAGGCTAATCAAATCATAATCAGAGTCTATTAAATCTAAAGATAAACTTGATAATCTTTCTATTTTAATATCTTTACCTAAAAGTTTAGTATTTCTAATTATTGCTGGATAATCATTAAATATTGTATATTTTAAAATCAAAGTAGAATTTTTAAGCTCATCTTTCAAATAAATTAGCAATGTTTCAGATTCACTGGCTTTTATATGTGGTAATTTTTCTACCTTATTATACCCTTTTATAATTTCATGGTAACTGTACTTATACTCTGAAACAAAATCTTCATCAGTATATTCTAATTCAAATGCAGGTATTCTAAAATCACCCCTACCAAAATCAGGGTATTCTCTTAATAATGTATCTAAGAAAAAACCTTTACTAGTTCCTGAGAAATTTGGTGTAATAGGTAAATTTTCATAATATTCCCTATATAAATAGTCTAAATTATTTACTTCTATTTTTTCGCCGAAATATAAATGTCCAATTTCTCCATTTTTTAAAACTTTTATAATATAACTTATTTCATCATTATATAAATGAAATATCTTATTTTTCTCATTATAATGTATCATATTATACCTTTCTATTTTACTGCACTATCAATAGAGCTTTTTATGAAATATTTTTGTAAACTTAAATATAATATAGTTATTGGTATAATAACTATTATAGCCGAAGCCGCTGCTGAATTTAAGTTAAAACTTGATGCTGAAAAATACGATGCTACAAATGTTGTAACTGACCTATGTTTTTGCCATAAATATAAAGAAAATTGGTAGTCATTCCAAGTAAATACTCCTGTTAAAATAATAACCGTAGAAGTAACTGGTTTTAACATAGGTAAAATTATAGTAAAAAATATTTTAAATCTACTACAACCATCAATTTCTGCCGCTTCATCTAAATCTTTAGGTATAGATTTTATAAAATTAGTATACATAAATATACTAACTGGTAATTGAAATGATAATACAACCAATATTATTGCCCAATATGTATTTGTTCCTTTAATATGAAAAAGATTTCTTCCTGATAGCATAGTAACTAATGGGACTAACATACTAAGTGGCGGTATCATCATAACTGCTAATATAATATTTAATATAATAGTGTTTAATTTACTTTGATTTCTAGCAAGTGGATAAGCAGACATTGCTCCAATAATTACAACTAATAATATTACAACAACTGTTACTATAAAACTTCTCCCCATTGCCTGAAAAACACCTTTTTTTACTGCTAATATAAAATTATCAAAATAAATATAATTTGGTATTTTCCAATTTGCTCCTAAATCTGTTTTTTTCTTAAAAGCAGAAACTAATGAAATATAAATAGGTAATAGATGCAATAACACTATAAATACAATAAAAATTAATTTTGATATTGATAATTTATTTTTTGTCATAAGTCTAATTCACCCCTTTTTGATATTTGATTAGTTATCAAACTAGATATAAGAATAAACATGAATAATACAACACCTATTGCTGCTGAATAACCTGCATTTTGAGTTCCAAAATATACTTTATCTATCAAAGTAGATAATGAATGTGTTGCATAACCAGGTCCACCATTAGTTAATGCCTTTATAACATCAAATAATTTTAGTCCACCTATAAGATTTATAGTAAAACTTGTTATTATTGCAGGTCTTAACATTGGAATTGTTATATACATAAATTTTTGTAAACTTGTTGCTCCATCAATTTCAGAAGCTTCATAATACATTTTAGGTATATTTTGTAAACCTGCTAAATATATTAACATAGATATACCACAATATTGT
It encodes the following:
- a CDS encoding alpha-galactosidase, whose product is MIHYNEKNKIFHLYNDEISYIIKVLKNGEIGHLYFGEKIEVNNLDYLYREYYENLPITPNFSGTSKGFFLDTLLREYPDFGRGDFRIPAFELEYTDEDFVSEYKYSYHEIIKGYNKVEKLPHIKASESETLLIYLKDELKNSTLILKYTIFNDYPAIIRNTKLLGKDIKIERLSSLSLDLIDSDYDLISLSGHWGRECKYNREKLNRGIKTIDSKRGSSSATYNPFIALSEPNSDFDKGIMIGFNLIYSGNFEVNIEVSPFNSTRVNMGINSFSFNSNLKDSFETPEVLMVYTTKGLNGLSQVYHDIYRNYLLEKKENLVLLNNWEGTYFDFNEEKLLKIIDSSHELGIDLFVLDDGWFGVRNDDFSGLGDWTVNTKKLPNGLKALWQRTKSHNMKFGLWFEPEMVNENSKLYKEHPDYIIGTKNRVNHPGRNQLVLDFSREEVRENIYNQLVKILDNNEIDYIKWDMNRAITGIDKKEKYFAYIIGLYSMLDKLKKKYPNILFEGCASGGNRFDAGILYYMPQIWTSDNTDAISRVDIQFGASIPYPVSTQGSHVSNVPNHQTGRQTSLEIRRNIAMFGTFGYELNPLELSDLEKDLIKKDIKLYKKYSNLICEGDLYRITYDENVSVFNVVSKDKKSCILAYFRKKVKVLEELKTIKIKGLNYDYNYDIYRINKNREEILIGSFNGKFLEKFGIYGEHRFAGSIDENKEIYSDNYTELYIIKKNDSF
- a CDS encoding carbohydrate ABC transporter permease, translated to MTKNKLSISKLIFIVFIVLLHLLPIYISLVSAFKKKTDLGANWKIPNYIYFDNFILAVKKGVFQAMGRSFIVTVVVILLVVIIGAMSAYPLARNQSKLNTIILNIILAVMMIPPLSMLVPLVTMLSGRNLFHIKGTNTYWAIILVVLSFQLPVSIFMYTNFIKSIPKDLDEAAEIDGCSRFKIFFTIILPMLKPVTSTVIILTGVFTWNDYQFSLYLWQKHRSVTTFVASYFSASSFNLNSAAASAIIVIIPITILYLSLQKYFIKSSIDSAVK